ACCCTGGTGGTCACCGAGCTGCCGTACCAGGTGAACCCGGACAACCTGGTCGAGAACATCGCCACCCTGGCGCGCGACGGCAAGATCGCCGGCATCGCGGACATCGCCGACGAGTCCAACAGCCGCAGCGGCATGCGCATCGTGATCACACTGAAGCGCGACGCGGTGGCGAAGGTCGTACTGAACAACCTCTACAAGCACACGCAGCTTCAGTACAACTTCGGCGTCAACATGCTGGCGCTGGTGGACGGCGTTCCCAGGACGCTGCGCCTCGACCAGATGGTGCGGCACTACGTCAACCACCAGATCGACGTCATCGTGCGCCGGACCCGGTTCCGGCTGCGCAAGGCCGAGGAGCGCGCCCACATCCTGCGTGGTCTGGTCCGGGCCCTCGACCACCTCGACGAGGTCATCGCGTTGATCCGCCGGTCGCCGAGTGTGGACGAGGCCCGTAGCGGGTTGATGGAGCTGCTGGGCGTGGACGAGGCCCAGGCCACCGCGATCCTGGACATGCAGCTGCGTCGGCTGGCCGCCCTGGAACGGCAGAAGATCATCGACGAGCTCACCGAGATCGAGGCGAAGATCGCCGATCTGCAGGAGATCCTGGACCGCCCCGAGCGGCAGCGCGCCATCGTCCGCAGCGAGCTGGAGGAGATCGTCGAGAAGTACGGCGACGACCGCCGCACCCAGATCATCCCCTACGACGGCGACGTGTCGATCGAGGACCTGATCGCCGAGGAGGACGTCGTCGTCACGATCACGCGGACCGGCTACGCCAAGCGCACGAAGACCGACCTCTACCGCTCGCAGAAGCGTGGCGGCAAGGGTGTCCAGGGCGCGACGCTGAAGCAGGACGACATCGTCGAGCACTTCTTCGTGTGCTCCACCCACGACTGGGTGCTGTTCTTCACGAACAAGGGCCGGGTCTACCGGGCGAAGGCCTACGACCTGCCCGAGGCCAACCGCAACGCGCGTGGTCAGCACGTGGCGAACCTCCTGGCCTTCCAACCCGACGAGTACATCGCCAGCGTCATCCAGATCCCGAACTACGAGGTGGCGCCGTATTTGATCCTGGGCACCAAGAAGGGGCTGGTGAAGAAGTCGCGGCTGGCCGACTTCGACTCGCCACGCTCGGGTGGACTCATCGGCATCAACCTGCGCGAGGGCGACGAACTCGTCGGTGCCGTGCTCGCCTCCGCCGAGGACGACTTGCTGCTCGTGTCCTCGGACGGCCAGTCCATCCGCTTCCACGCTAGTGACGAGGTGCTGCGCCCGATGGGCAGGGCGACCTCCGGTGTGCTCGGGATGCGGTTCAACAACGGCGGCGAGCTGCTGAGCATCAACGTGGTCAAGCCCAATACGTTCCTGCTGGTCGCCACGGCCGGTGGGTACTCGAAGCGCACCCCGGTGGAGGACTACCCGGTGCAGGGGCGCGGTGGTAAGGGCGTGCTCACCATCCAGCACGATGAGAAACGTGGCAGGCTTGTGACGGCGCTCATTGTCGATGCCGACGACGAGTTGTACGCCATCACGGCCAGTGGTGGGGTGATCCGGACACCCGCCGCGCAGGTCCGTCAGGCCGGGCGGCAGACCAAGGGGGTCCGATTGATCAACCTCGACGAGGGGAACACCCTGCTGGCCGTGGCGCGCAACGCGGACCGGCCGTCGGACGTCCCGGAAGTGGAGGGTGCGGGGAGCACCGAAGCCGAGGGCGATGCCGTGTCGAACACGGACGCAGACACGGAGCAACAGTAGTGGCTCGCGACAGACAGAGGGACTGACCGGTTGTGACACCACCTGACAACACCGAACAGAGCGGCTCCGGTGGAACGGACACCAGTACGGAGGAGGTTCCGCCGTGGCAGCGGGTGGCCCAGGACAGCTCGACACCTTCGTCGGAGGGTGACGACCGCGCCACCCAGTGGCTACCCAGTCCGGCAAGTCAGGTGGGCACCCAGCCTCCGGCCGCCCCGCCACCCCAGCAGGGCGGTGGGGCCGCGGAGCCGGCCCTGGCTCACAGCGGTGCCTCCGGCGGCGGGCTGTTCGGCCAAGGCGCCGGGGAGCGGGCCCAGCAGTCCGGCAGTGGAGGCGAGACGTCCGGTTCGATCCGGTCGGTGAGCGCGTTCCGCAGGCCGGGGCGAGGGCCGCGAAGGGCGAACCTTCAGGTCAAGCGCGTCGACCCGTGGTCGGTGCTGAAGCTGTCGCTCGTGCTGGGCGTGGCGTTGTTCTTCGTCTGGCTGGTGGCCGTCGGTGTGTTGTACATGGTGCTGGACGGCATGGGGGTGTGGGACAACCTCAACGGCACCTACAACTCGCTGGTGGCCAACGACGGCGCCGACGACGAACTGCTCATCACGGCGGGGACGGTGTTCGGTGCCGCGGCCATCGTGGGTGCGGTGAACATCGTGCTGATCTCGGCTTTGACCACGGTGGGCGCGTTCGTCTACAACGTGTGCGCCGGGCTCACCGGCGGGCTGGAACTCACGTTGTCGGAACGGGAGTGACCCCACTGAAAGGGCGCTGATCGGCTTGAGGTAAGCTGTTCAGCGTCCAAGGGCCCATAGCTCAGGCGGTTAGAGCGCTTCGCTGATAACGAAGAGGTCGGAGGTTCAAGTCCTCCTGGGCCCACTCGAAGACCGAAGGCCGTTTCCCCTCGGGGAAGCGGCCTTCGGTGTTTTCGTGGTCGGTTTTCGGGGACTCGCCCTCACCGTCCGGCCTTGGCGGCCGCCACGGCGGCCGCGCACCGGCCTCGGACGGTTTCCACGAGATCGGCGAGGGTGTCCGGTGTGGTGGCGACCATCAGTTCGTCGATCCCGTCGAGCCCCGCTTTGGAGAGCAGGGTCTTCTCGTTGGTGACCCAGATCCCGCGAGCGGCGAGCACCGCGTGCGCGGCCTGACTCGTGGCCTGCGCAACGAGACCGAGGCACTGGGTGAGTCTGCCGTGTCGAGCGTGACCGGCCTCGGCGTAGGTGAGGGTGAAGTCGGCCATGCCCCACCAGACGTCGGGCGCGCTCTCCCGCAGCTTCTCGGGGTACTCGGGTCTGGGCAGCGTGCCATGCAACACGCGGTTGAGCGTCAGCTCGGCCACCACGAGGTAGCTGGGAATGCCCGCGAGGTGGAACATCAGCGGCTCGACGTGGAAACGACCTTCGCGGGCCTCCGCCAACTCGTGTTCCACCACCGTGAGGTCGCGGTAGTGGATGTCGACGGGCCGGTCGTCGACACGTAGCCAGGCGCCGCCGTTGAAGACACCGCCGCCCCAGGCGCCGAGGTCGCTGACCTCTCCCGGCCAGCCGAGGTCGCGTAGCCGATCGGGGTGGAACTGGCCGCGGTAGTAGATCGCGAGGTCCCAGTCGCTGTCCTCGCGGTGCTCACCGACGGCTCGGGAACCACCCAGAGACACTGCTTCGACACCCGGCAGCTCGGCCAGCCGAGGCCAGACTCGGTCGAGGAATCCGTCGTCAGTCACAGGCGTGATCCTGGCAGGGTTTCCGTTCGGGCGCGTTCCGCACGGGTAGTAGCTCCCCGAATCGGTCC
The window above is part of the Saccharomonospora glauca K62 genome. Proteins encoded here:
- a CDS encoding DUF3566 domain-containing protein — encoded protein: MTPPDNTEQSGSGGTDTSTEEVPPWQRVAQDSSTPSSEGDDRATQWLPSPASQVGTQPPAAPPPQQGGGAAEPALAHSGASGGGLFGQGAGERAQQSGSGGETSGSIRSVSAFRRPGRGPRRANLQVKRVDPWSVLKLSLVLGVALFFVWLVAVGVLYMVLDGMGVWDNLNGTYNSLVANDGADDELLITAGTVFGAAAIVGAVNIVLISALTTVGAFVYNVCAGLTGGLELTLSERE
- the gyrA gene encoding DNA gyrase subunit A, coding for MTETLPPTNHGRIEPVDLQQEMQNSYINYAMSVIVSRALPDVRDGLKPVHRRVLYSMYDSGFRPDRGYNKCSRVVGDVMGNYHPHGDSAIYDALVRLAQRWAMRYPLIDGQGNFGSPGNDPAAAMRYTESRLDPLAMEMLRDIEEETVDFSDNYDGRTQEPDVLPSRIPNLLVNGGSGIAVGMATNIPPHNLREVAEGVFWVLDNPDATDEEMLEALMQRIKGPDFPTSGLILGTQGIADAYRTGRGSIRMRAVVEVEEDAKGRTTLVVTELPYQVNPDNLVENIATLARDGKIAGIADIADESNSRSGMRIVITLKRDAVAKVVLNNLYKHTQLQYNFGVNMLALVDGVPRTLRLDQMVRHYVNHQIDVIVRRTRFRLRKAEERAHILRGLVRALDHLDEVIALIRRSPSVDEARSGLMELLGVDEAQATAILDMQLRRLAALERQKIIDELTEIEAKIADLQEILDRPERQRAIVRSELEEIVEKYGDDRRTQIIPYDGDVSIEDLIAEEDVVVTITRTGYAKRTKTDLYRSQKRGGKGVQGATLKQDDIVEHFFVCSTHDWVLFFTNKGRVYRAKAYDLPEANRNARGQHVANLLAFQPDEYIASVIQIPNYEVAPYLILGTKKGLVKKSRLADFDSPRSGGLIGINLREGDELVGAVLASAEDDLLLVSSDGQSIRFHASDEVLRPMGRATSGVLGMRFNNGGELLSINVVKPNTFLLVATAGGYSKRTPVEDYPVQGRGGKGVLTIQHDEKRGRLVTALIVDADDELYAITASGGVIRTPAAQVRQAGRQTKGVRLINLDEGNTLLAVARNADRPSDVPEVEGAGSTEAEGDAVSNTDADTEQQ
- a CDS encoding nucleotidyltransferase domain-containing protein; amino-acid sequence: MTDDGFLDRVWPRLAELPGVEAVSLGGSRAVGEHREDSDWDLAIYYRGQFHPDRLRDLGWPGEVSDLGAWGGGVFNGGAWLRVDDRPVDIHYRDLTVVEHELAEAREGRFHVEPLMFHLAGIPSYLVVAELTLNRVLHGTLPRPEYPEKLRESAPDVWWGMADFTLTYAEAGHARHGRLTQCLGLVAQATSQAAHAVLAARGIWVTNEKTLLSKAGLDGIDELMVATTPDTLADLVETVRGRCAAAVAAAKAGR